A single window of Ornithorhynchus anatinus isolate Pmale09 chromosome 3, mOrnAna1.pri.v4, whole genome shotgun sequence DNA harbors:
- the PCNX3 gene encoding pecanex-like protein 3 isoform X2 produces the protein MGSQVLQILRQGVWASLTGGWFFDPHQSTFSNCFHLYTWIFLLTFPFLLYMVLPPSMLVAVGYCLVVAVIFTTIKTVNYRLHAMFDQGEIVEKRNSALGEADEEPPPGDGGLPRDPGVEMTVFRKVSATPPVRCSSQHSVFGFNQVTELMPRMEDCGPLRDIKELVREQGSNNVIVTSADRERLKMSSQERLTAEEGGKRDRSSSVRRTQAIRRRHNAGSNPTPPSSIMGSPPSLQEAQRGRAASHSRALTLPSALHFASSLLLPRAGGNVHEACTFDDTSEGAVHYFYDESGVRRSYTFGLAGGGYENPVGPPVSGEQATNGAWDRHSHSSSFHSAEVPEASGGLALLQPRPVVLQGMQVRRVPLETPEFDLLDQDSLHESQEQTLMEEAAPRPQHSYKYWLLPGRWTPVRYERLALLALLDRTRGVLENIFVVWLGSLVAFLGYLLLLKGFFRDIWVFQFCLVIASCQYSLLKSVQPDAASPMHGHNWVIAYSRPVYFCLCCLLIWLLDALGAALPFPPVSLYGLTLFSAPFFICARDVATVFTLCFPAVFLLGLLPQVNTCLMYLLEQIDMHGFGGTATSSPLTALFSLLRSLLAASLLYGFCLGAIKAPWPDQHVPVLFSVFCGLLVALSYHLSRQSSDPTVLWSLIRTKLFPDLEERSSETPRPEAPDPLPGKLRQSLRETLHSDLVMCTVIAVLSFAVSASTVFIALKSVLGFVLYALAGLLGFLTHYLLPQLRKQLPWFCLSQPVLKSQEYSQFEVRGAAQLMWFEKLYAWLQCVEKYLVYPAVVLNALTVDAHTVSGHPDKFCLYCRALLMTVAGLKLLRSAFCCPPQQYLTLAFTVLLFHFDYPRLSQGFLLDYFLMSLLCSKMWDLLYKLRFVLTYIAPWQITWGSAFHAFAQPFAVPHSAMLFVQALLSALFSTPLNPLLGSAVFIMSYARPLKFWERDYNTKRVDHSNTRLATQLDRNPGADDNNLNSIFYEHLTRSLQHTLCGDLALGRWGNYGPGDCFILASDYLNALVHLIEVGNGLVTFQLRGLEFRGTYCQQREVEAITEGVEEDEGCCCCEPGHLPRVLSFNAAFGQRWLAWEVTASKYVLEGYSISDNNAASMLQVFDLRKILITYYVKSIIYYVSRSPKLEAWLAHEGIGAALRPVRAPGYADSDPTFSLSVDEDYDLRLAGLSLPAFCAVHLDWVQYCAARRGQPVERDWNSPLVTLCFGLCVLGRRALGTASHSMSASLEPFLYGLHALFKGDFRITSPRDEWVFADMDLLHRVVAPGVRMALKLHQDHFTSPDEYEEPAVLYDAIAANEERLVISHEGDPAWRSAILSNTPALLALRHVLDDASDEYKIIMLNRRHLSFRVIKVNRECVRGLWAGQQQELVFLRNRNPERGSIQNAKQALRNMINSSCDQPLGYPIYVSPLTTSFAGSHPQLRALWGGPVSLQAIARWLLRSWERLQKGCGAGCNSGGNVDDSDCGGGSSVSNNPAGPHPAPETTTTPTTATTTGPEPAVPLGPGWAGRPPVSGAGEGRREGALPPLQWPPSLLSPPRLPGPPPASPTPPEASRPPRPGAPNPFSFEGLSGKWSLGGRKGLGGGGEGEAASGSPKGGTPRSQALSVSPPDLSLSPDVSTDTSPPDPAQDTPLSGGPPDTGPCGRRGDWTVPQEERDSPAAQPLLEHQY, from the exons ATGGGGTCCCAGGTGCTGCAGATCCTGCGGCAGGGGGTGTGGGCCTCCCTCACGGGCGGCTGGTTCTTCGACCCCCACCAGAGCACCTTCTCCAACTGCTTCCACCTCTACACCTGGATCTTCCTGCTCACCTTTCCCTTCCTGCTGTACATG GTCCTGCCCCCCAGCATGCTGGTGGCCGTCGGGTACTGCCTGGTGGTGGCCGTCATCTTCACCACCATCAAGACCGTCAACTACCGCCTCCACGCCATGTTCGACCAGGGCGAGATCGTGGAGAAGAGGAACTCGGCCCTGGGCGAGGCGGACGAGGAGCCCCCACCCGGGGACGGCGGTCTGCCCAG AGACCCCGGGGTGGAGATGACGGTCTTCCGGAAGGTGAGCGCCACGCCGCCGGTGCGCTGCAGCTCTCAGCATTCCGTGTTCGGCTTCAACCAGGTCACG GAGCTGATGCCAAGGATGGAAGACTGTGGACCCCTGCGAG ACATCAAGGAGCTGGTCAGGGAGCAGGGCAGTAACAACGTGATCGTGACCTCGGCAGATCGCGAGAGGCTGAAGATGAGCTCCCAGGAGAGACTGA CGGCCGAGGAGGGCGGCAAGCGGGACCGATCGAGCAGCGTGCGGCGGACCCAGGCCATCAGGAGGCGACACAATGCGGGCAGCAACCCCACTCCACCCTCCTCTATCATGGGCTCTCCTCCAAG CTTGCAGGAGGCCCAGCGGGGGCGGGCCGCCTCCCACTCGCGGGCCCTGACCCTTCCCTCCGCCCTGCACTTCGCCTCGTCCTTGCTGCTGCCCCGGGCGGGCGGGAACGTGCACGAGGCCTGCACTTTCGACGACACCTCCGAGGGCGCCGTGCACTACTTTTACGACGAGAGCg GCGTGCGGCGTTCCTACACCTTCGGCCTGGCCGGTGGTGGCTACGAGAACCCCGTGGGGCCGCCCGTCAGCGGGGAGCAAGCGACCAACGGGGCTTG GGACCGCCACTCCCACTCCTCCAGCTTCCATTCGGCCGAGGTTCCTGAGGCTTCTGGGGGACTGGCGCTGCTCCAGCCCCGCCCCGTGGTGCTGCAGGGGATGCAGGTGCGCAGGGTCCCGCTGGAGACCCCGGAG TTTGACCTGCTGGACCAGGACTCCTTGCACGAGTCCCAGGAGCAGACGCTGATGGAGGaggccgccccccgaccccagcacAGCTACAAGTACTGGCTACTGCCCGGCCGCTGGACACCCGTGCGATATGAACGACTCGCCCTGCTGGCCCTCCTGGACCG GACACGTGGGGTGCTGGAGAACATCTTCGTGGTCTGGCTCGGCAGCCTGGTGGCTTTTCTGGGCTACCTGCTCCTGCTCAAGGGCTTCTTCCGGGACATATGGGTCTTCCAGTTCTGCCTGGTCATCGCCTCCTGTCAATACTCTCTGCTCAAG AGCGTGCAGCCTGACGCCGCCTCCCCCATGCAC ggtCACAACTGGGTGATCGCGTACAGCCGGCCCGTCTACTTCTGCCTCTGCTGCCTCCTGATCTGGCTGCTGGACGCCTTGGGCgctgccctgcccttccccccggTCTCTCTCTATGGCCtcaccctcttctctgcccccttTTTCATCTGTGCCCGTGATGTCGCCACCG tgTTCACGCTGTGCTTCCCGGCCGTCTTCCTCCTGGGCCTCCTGCCTCAGGTCAACACCTGCCTCATGTACCTACTGGAGCAGATCGACATGCACGGCTTTGGGGGAACAG CCACCAGCAGCCCCCTCACCGCGCTCTTCAGCCTCCTCCGCAGCCTCCTGGCTGCCTCCCTGCTCTACGGTTTCTGCCTCGGGGCCATCAAG GCTCCTTGGCCGGACCAGCACGTCCCGGTCCTCTTCTCCGTCTTCTGTGGCCTCCTGGTGGCGTTGTCCTATCACCTGAGCCGGCAGAGCAGCGACCCCACCGTGCTCTG GTCCCTGATCCGCACCAAGCTGTTCCCCGACTTGGAGGAGCGGAGCTCGGAGACGCCCCGGCCGGAAGCCCCCGACCCCTTGCCCGGGAAGCTGAGGCAGTCGCTG CGGGAGACCCTGCATTCGGACCTGGTGATGTGCACCGTGATCGCCGTCCTCAGCTTCGCCGTCAGCGCCAGCACCGTCTTCATCGCCCTCAAG TCGGTCTTGGGCTTTGTCCTGTACGCACTGGCTGGGCTCCTGGGCTTCCTCACCCACTACCTCCTGCCCCAGCTCCGTAAGCAGCTGCCCTGGTTCTGCCTCTCCCAGCCGGTGCTCAAGTCCCAAGAGTACAGCCAGTTTGAAGTACGGG GGGCGGCGCAGCTGATGTGGTTTGAGAAGCTGTACGCCTGGCTGCAGTGCGTGGAGAAGTACCTCGTGTACCCCGCCGTGGTGCTCAACGCCCTCACCGTCGACGCCCACACCGTCAGCGGCCACCCGGACAAGTTCTGCCTCTA CTGCCGAGCCCTGCTGATGACAGTGGCCGGCTTGAAGCTGCTGCGTTCTGCGTTCTGCTGCCCGCCCCAGCAGTACCTGACCCTGGCCTTCACCGTCCTGCTCTTCCATTTCGACTACCCCCGCCTTTCCCAGGGCTTCCTCCTCGACTACTTCCTCATGTCCCTGCTCTGCAGTAAg ATGTGGGACCTGCTGTACAAGCTGCGCTTTGTGCTGACCTACATCGCGCCCTGGCAGATCACCTGGGGCTCCGCCTTCCACGCCTTCGCCCAGCCCTTTGCCGTGCCCC ACTCGGCCATGCTGTTCGTGCAGGCCCTCCTGTccgccctcttctccaccccgcTCAACCCGCTCCTGGGCAGCGCCGTCTTCATCATGTCCTACGCCCGGCCCCTCAAGTTCTGGGAGCGTGACTACAA CACTAAGCGGGTGGACCACTCTAACACCCGCCTGGCCACCCAGCTGGACCGAAACCCAG GGGCCGACGACAACAACCTCAACTCCATCTTCTACGAGCACCTGACCCGCTCCCTGCAGCACACGCTGTGCGGCGACCTGGCCCTCGGCCGCTGGGGCAATTACGGCCCCGGGGACTGCTTCATCCTGGCCTCCGACTACCTCAACGCCCTGGTGCACCTCATCGAGGTTGGCAACGGGTTGGTCACCTTCCAGCTGCGGGGCCTCGAGTTCCGAG GGACATACTGTCAGCAGCGGGAAGTGGAGGCCATcacggagggggtggaggaggacgaGGGGTGCTGCTGCTGCGAGCCCGGCCACCTGCCCCGCGTCCTGTCCTTCAACGCCGCCTTCGGCCAGCGCTGGCTGGCCTGGGAGGTGACGGCCAGCAAGTACGTGCTGGAGGGCTACAGCATCAGCGACAACAACGCCGCCTCCATGCTCCAGGTCTTCGACCTGCGCAAGATCCTCATCACCTACTACGTCAAG AGCATCATCTACTACGTGAGCCGCTCCCCGAAGCTGGAGGCGTGGCTGGCCCACGAGGGCATCGGGGCGGCGCTGCGGCCCGTGCGGGCCCCCGGCTACGCCGACTCGGACCCCACCTTCTCCCTGAGCGTGGATGAGGACTACGACCTGAGGCTGGccggcctctccctcccggccTTCTGCGCCGTCCACCTCGACTGGGTCCAGTACTGTGCCGCCCGACGGGGACAG CCCGTGGAGCGGGACTGGAACTCGCCTCTCGTCACCCTGTGCTTCGGGCTGTGCGTGCTGGGGCGTCGGGCTCTGGGCACAGCATCCCACAGCATGTCCGCTAG CCTGGAGCCCTTCCTGTATGGGCTGCACGCCCTGTTCAAGGGGGACTTCCGCATCACCTCCCCCCGGGACGAGTGGGTCTTCGCCGACATGGACCTGCTGCACCGCGTGGTGGCCCCGGGGGTCCGCATGGCCCTCAAGCTGCATCAG gacCACTTCACGTCTCCGGACGAGTACGAGGAGCCGGCCGTGCTGTACGACGCCATCGCCGCCAACGAGGAGCGCCTGGTCATCTCGCACGAGGGCGATCCCGCCTGGCGCAGCGCCATCCTCAGCAACACGCCCGCCCTGCTGGCCCTGCGCCACGTCCTGGACGACGCCTCCGACGAGTACAAGATCATCATGCTCAACCGCAGGCACCTCAGCTTCCGCGTCATCAAG GTGAACCGGGAGTGCGTGCGGGGCCTGTGGGCCGGCCAGCAGCAGGAACTCGTGTTCCTGCGGAACCGCAACCCGGAGCGGGGCAGCATCCAGAACGCCAAGCAGGCCCTGCGCAACATGATCAACTCCAGCTGCGACCAGCCCCTGGGCTACCCCATCTACGTCTCgccgctcaccacctccttcGCTGGCAGCCACCCGCAGCTGCGGGCCCTGTGGGGCGGCCCCGTCAGCCTCCAGGCCATCGCCCGCTGGCTCCTGCGCAGCTGGGAGAG gctacagaagggctgtggggccggcTGCAACAGCGGCGGGAACGTCGACGACTCCGACTGCGGGGGCGGCTCCTCCGTCAGCAATAATCCCGCGGGACCCCACCCTGCCCCCgagaccaccaccacccccaccaccgcCACTACCACAG gcCCTGAGCCGGCTGTGCCCCTGGGCCCAGGCTGGGCGGGCCGGCCGCCCGTGAgtggggccggggaagggcggCGAGAGGGAGCCCTGCCTCCGCTGCAGTGGCCCCCCTCCCTGCTCAGCCCTCCCCGGcttcccggcccgccccccgcctcccccaccccgccagaGGCCTCTCGGCCCCCCCGACCTGGGGCCCCCAACCCGTTCAGCTTCGAGGGGCTGAGCGGGAAGTGGAGCCTGGGGGGgcgcaaggggctgggagggggcggcgaAGGGGAAGCCGCCTCAGGGAGCCCTAAGGGAGGCACTCCCAGGTCCCAG gcTCTCAGCGTCTCCCCACCGGACCTCAGCCTCAGCCCTGACGTCAGTACTGACACCTCTCCGCCGGACCCAGCACAGGACACCCCCTTATCAGGCGGGCCCCCCGACACGGGGCCTTGCGGCCGGCGGGGAGACTGGACAGTCCCGCAGGAGGAGCGCGACAGCCCGGCGGCCCAGCCCCTGCTGGAGCACCAGTACTGA